In Verrucomicrobiota bacterium, a single genomic region encodes these proteins:
- a CDS encoding SGNH/GDSL hydrolase family protein: MNIICLGDSITHADNFAEGDRWPTVLQRHLDEWRPGTYKVYNRGISGHTTAEGLDRFETGVLPLLPAVVLVEFGFNDSYVPPWSRKARVGLEEFEANLREIHRAVRARKGTCVFIVNHTIGKLGGRGGNGRTHNTNIVEYSQAVRRIGAALRAPLIDLPTLMKRRKVAVERFVCKDKLHLSIEGNHIYAGFVFDSLRPMLK, encoded by the coding sequence GTGAACATCATCTGTCTTGGTGACTCGATCACGCACGCGGACAACTTCGCCGAGGGCGACCGCTGGCCGACGGTCCTGCAGCGCCATCTCGACGAGTGGCGACCGGGTACGTACAAGGTCTACAATCGCGGCATCAGCGGCCATACGACGGCAGAAGGGCTCGACCGGTTCGAGACCGGCGTGCTGCCGCTGCTGCCGGCCGTCGTGCTCGTCGAGTTCGGGTTCAACGACAGCTACGTGCCCCCGTGGTCGAGGAAGGCACGTGTAGGACTCGAGGAGTTCGAGGCGAACCTGCGCGAGATTCACCGCGCCGTGCGCGCCCGGAAGGGCACGTGCGTGTTCATCGTCAACCACACGATCGGCAAGCTCGGCGGCAGGGGCGGCAACGGTCGAACGCACAACACGAATATCGTGGAATACAGCCAAGCTGTGCGCCGGATCGGTGCGGCGCTCAGGGCACCACTCATTGACCTGCCGACGTTGATGAAGCGGCGCAAGGTGGCCGTCGAGCGCTTCGTGTGCAAGGACAAGCTTCATCTCAGCATTGAGGGAAACCACATTTACGCCGGCTTCGTTTTCGACTCCCTGAGGCCAATGCTCAAGTGA
- a CDS encoding DUF1854 domain-containing protein: MTDAPATTPPDELVTHVCRLTPETTHVFEGSFSLLHCAVKGHGLYRGVFCVLLFPVTHPDHFVSLRHTDDKDKVQEIGVIEDLSMFSDEQRALVRANLARHYHEQVITRVYSVRCEFGILFLDVGTQRGREQFMLPWRIDRAEDYGLHGKVLLDALDNRYIIPNVATLPPADHRRFTSYIYW; encoded by the coding sequence ATGACTGACGCGCCCGCGACAACGCCCCCCGACGAGCTGGTGACCCACGTGTGCCGGCTCACGCCGGAGACGACGCACGTTTTCGAGGGCAGCTTCTCGCTGCTCCACTGCGCGGTGAAGGGCCACGGGCTGTACCGTGGCGTGTTCTGCGTGCTGCTGTTTCCCGTGACGCATCCGGACCACTTCGTCTCGTTGCGCCACACCGACGACAAAGACAAGGTCCAGGAGATCGGCGTGATCGAGGATTTGAGCATGTTCTCCGACGAACAGCGGGCGCTCGTTCGCGCCAATCTTGCCCGCCACTACCACGAGCAGGTAATCACACGTGTCTACAGCGTGCGGTGCGAGTTCGGGATTCTGTTCCTCGACGTCGGCACACAGCGCGGCCGCGAGCAGTTCATGCTGCCGTGGCGCATCGACCGCGCCGAGGACTACGGCCTGCACGGCAAGGTGCTCCTCGACGCGCTTGACAACCGCTACATCATTCCCAACGTCGCCACGCTTCCGCCGGCCGATCATCGCCGCTTCACGAGCTACATCTACTGGTAG
- a CDS encoding ABC transporter ATP-binding protein, whose protein sequence is MHHTSDFLVFGTIPGTVLEEATAAGLDGEPCLFAVRADLTLDGRAKETWLVVSEQRAIAFVPGEGIASGPFVLRAVEKVRSFQTVGSAFLQFQLDGLYMSAVRYSNALRETFGRVRIQLERLVRGEPLQREALDAPSERLCATCGLPLPGRKAACPRCQARRGIFRRTLALMKPYRTFTVLLVSMMIVGVGLDLIPPLLTRMMVDKVLVRHEAQAVPGTNVGWLPWILLGLVVTSLGRHALNIFIGRTSSLIGTRITKELRQRLQSKLLEASVDYYDRHSPGSLMSRVLYDVDQFQGFVVQVAQGFLLNLMLVLGIGTVLFLMNWRLALLVLLPIPFVIAGTTFFWRHIYPRYYKLWDSQSKMAQLLTGLLSGIRLVKSFAQEDRERARFQTAAGYMRDSRRDVEMSVATFNPVMAFVFGLGGLIIWYVGGHLVLKESLTLGTLVAFIGYSAMFYSPISSLSMFSNWATGFLTAGQRVFEVLDITSGVNEDPDPVRLDTTAGAIEFRNVTFGYDPYTPVLKNVSLKIEPGEFIGIVGKSGSGKTTLVNLICRFYDVQQGEVLIDGVDVRAFAIHDLHRQVGLVLQEPFLFRASIEENIAYGRPGAGPLAVMDAARAANAHGFISQMPAGYNTRLGERGAGLSGGERQRVSIARALLCDPRILILDEATSSVDTESEMEIQRALGVLGRGRTTIAIAHRLSTLKGADCIYVMDDGRIVESGTHEELMECKGVYHKLVRIQTQLTRIETE, encoded by the coding sequence ATGCATCACACATCCGACTTCCTGGTGTTTGGAACCATACCTGGGACCGTCCTGGAGGAGGCGACGGCCGCCGGGCTCGACGGTGAGCCGTGCCTTTTCGCCGTGCGCGCCGATCTGACGCTCGACGGACGCGCGAAGGAGACGTGGCTCGTCGTCTCCGAGCAACGCGCGATTGCCTTCGTGCCGGGCGAAGGCATAGCAAGCGGGCCGTTCGTCCTGCGTGCTGTTGAGAAGGTGCGGAGCTTCCAGACCGTCGGCAGCGCGTTCCTCCAATTCCAGCTCGACGGGCTGTACATGAGCGCGGTGCGCTACAGCAACGCGCTGCGCGAGACGTTCGGCCGCGTGCGGATCCAGCTCGAGCGGCTCGTTCGGGGCGAGCCGCTGCAGCGGGAGGCGCTGGACGCGCCCAGCGAGCGGCTGTGTGCGACGTGCGGGCTGCCCTTGCCGGGCCGCAAGGCGGCCTGCCCGCGCTGCCAGGCGCGGCGCGGCATTTTCCGTCGCACGCTCGCCTTGATGAAACCGTACCGCACGTTCACCGTGCTGCTCGTAAGCATGATGATCGTCGGTGTGGGTCTCGATCTGATTCCGCCGTTGCTCACGCGGATGATGGTGGACAAGGTGCTTGTGCGCCACGAGGCACAGGCCGTGCCGGGCACGAATGTGGGCTGGCTGCCGTGGATTCTTCTCGGCCTGGTCGTCACCTCGTTGGGCCGGCACGCGCTTAACATCTTCATCGGGCGAACGAGCAGCCTGATCGGCACGCGCATCACCAAGGAGCTGCGCCAGCGCCTGCAAAGCAAGCTGCTCGAGGCGAGTGTGGACTACTACGACCGCCATTCGCCGGGCAGCCTCATGAGCCGTGTGCTCTACGACGTGGATCAATTCCAGGGCTTCGTGGTCCAAGTGGCGCAGGGGTTTCTGCTCAACCTCATGCTTGTGCTCGGCATCGGGACTGTGCTGTTTCTCATGAATTGGCGGCTCGCGCTACTCGTGCTGTTGCCGATCCCGTTTGTCATCGCGGGCACAACGTTTTTCTGGCGCCATATCTACCCGCGCTACTACAAGCTATGGGACAGCCAGTCGAAGATGGCGCAGCTTCTCACGGGCCTGCTCTCGGGCATCCGCCTCGTCAAGAGCTTCGCGCAGGAGGACCGCGAGAGGGCGCGGTTCCAGACCGCGGCGGGCTACATGCGCGACTCGCGGCGCGACGTCGAGATGAGCGTGGCGACGTTCAACCCGGTCATGGCGTTCGTCTTCGGGTTGGGCGGGTTGATCATCTGGTATGTTGGCGGACACCTCGTGCTCAAGGAGTCGCTGACCCTCGGCACGCTGGTGGCATTCATCGGCTACTCGGCCATGTTCTACTCGCCGATCTCGTCGCTGAGCATGTTCTCGAACTGGGCAACCGGTTTCCTCACGGCCGGGCAGCGCGTGTTCGAGGTGCTCGATATCACGTCGGGCGTCAATGAGGATCCGGACCCCGTTCGGCTCGACACGACGGCGGGCGCGATCGAGTTCCGCAACGTCACTTTCGGCTATGATCCGTACACGCCCGTGCTGAAGAACGTCAGCCTCAAGATCGAGCCGGGCGAATTCATCGGCATCGTCGGCAAGAGCGGGTCGGGCAAGACAACGCTCGTCAACCTCATCTGTCGCTTCTACGACGTGCAGCAGGGCGAGGTTCTTATAGACGGTGTGGACGTGCGCGCCTTCGCCATCCACGACCTGCATAGGCAGGTCGGGCTCGTGCTCCAGGAGCCGTTCCTGTTCCGCGCCAGCATCGAGGAGAACATCGCCTACGGGCGCCCAGGCGCCGGGCCGCTCGCCGTGATGGACGCCGCCCGGGCCGCGAACGCCCACGGCTTCATCTCGCAGATGCCCGCGGGATACAACACGCGACTGGGCGAGCGCGGGGCGGGGCTCTCGGGCGGCGAGCGTCAGCGCGTGAGCATCGCCCGCGCGCTGCTGTGCGATCCGCGCATCCTGATTCTCGACGAGGCGACATCGTCGGTGGACACCGAATCGGAGATGGAGATCCAGCGGGCGCTTGGCGTACTGGGCCGTGGAAGGACGACGATCGCTATCGCGCACCGGCTTTCGACGCTCAAGGGCGCCGACTGCATCTACGTCATGGACGACGGCCGGATCGTCGAATCCGGCACGCACGAGGAGCTGATGGAGTGCAAGGGCGTCTACCACAAGCTCGTGCGTATCCAGACACAACTCACCCGCATCGAGACGGAATAA
- a CDS encoding rubrerythrin family protein, producing MHEMTASHLRSAYGGESMAHMRYIKWGEVADKDGFPNVARLFRAVSYAEQVHANNHFAELKNQPGGYSVTAGGGFGIGTTSENLQGAIDGELHEVNGMYPVYLEAARFQLEKGAERSFFWALSAERIHAAMYQEAKQAVDGGQDIELGPVQICDLCGYTTEGEIPEKCPICGATRAKFTTFA from the coding sequence ATGCACGAGATGACGGCATCCCACCTGCGCAGCGCCTACGGCGGCGAGTCGATGGCCCACATGCGCTACATCAAGTGGGGCGAAGTGGCCGACAAGGACGGCTTCCCGAACGTGGCCCGCCTGTTCCGGGCCGTCTCGTACGCCGAGCAGGTGCACGCGAACAACCACTTCGCCGAGCTGAAGAACCAGCCCGGGGGCTACAGCGTGACGGCGGGCGGAGGCTTCGGCATCGGCACGACGTCGGAGAATCTCCAGGGCGCCATCGACGGCGAGCTGCACGAAGTCAACGGGATGTACCCCGTCTACCTCGAGGCGGCGCGGTTTCAGCTCGAGAAGGGCGCTGAGCGCAGCTTCTTTTGGGCGTTGTCGGCGGAGAGGATCCACGCAGCCATGTACCAGGAGGCGAAGCAGGCCGTTGACGGTGGGCAGGACATCGAGCTCGGCCCCGTGCAGATCTGCGACCTCTGCGGTTACACGACCGAGGGCGAGATTCCAGAAAAGTGCCCCATCTGCGGTGCAACGCGGGCCAAGTTCACAACGTTTGCCTGA